In Rosa chinensis cultivar Old Blush chromosome 1, RchiOBHm-V2, whole genome shotgun sequence, a genomic segment contains:
- the LOC112183596 gene encoding LOW QUALITY PROTEIN: G-type lectin S-receptor-like serine/threonine-protein kinase At1g61460 (The sequence of the model RefSeq protein was modified relative to this genomic sequence to represent the inferred CDS: inserted 1 base in 1 codon), which translates to MKTGFCMMTIMITSLSDLECCTQKGEGRPIRLILSLTAICLTSILGTIVFGLYRLQANQRGKTTVKAGKYEMADKIQTSRATIREYIGKDDPSELLIYDFDNILVATNNFSLANKLRQGGFGPVYKGKLPEGKEIAVKRLSSSSGQGKEEFNNETLLISNLQHKNLVRLXGCCVKGDEKLLIYEFMPNRSLDTFLFDPMRRAVLDWPCRFNIIQGIARGLLYLHHDSCLEVIHRDLKISDILLDEKMKAKISDFGLARIVQETPDLENTERVVGTLHGAYGMKAVDWHWLMKY; encoded by the exons ATGAAAACTGGGTTCTGCATGATGACGATCATGATCACATCTTTGTCTGATCTTGAATGCTGCACCCAAAAAG GTGAAGGCAGGCCAATAAGATTAATTCTCAGTCTCACAGCTATTTGTTTGACCAGTATCTTGGGAACCATAGTGTTTGGTTTGTACAGGTTGCAAGCTAACCAAAGAG GAAAAACCACAGTAAAAGCAGGGAAGTATGAAATGGCTGATAAGATTCAGACTTCACGAGCCACAATAAGAGAATATATTGGAAAAGATGATCCATCTGAGCTATTGATCTATGATTTTGATAACATATTAGTTGCTACAAACAATTTCAGTCTCGCAAACAAACTCAGGCAAGGAGGATTTGGCCCAGTTTATAAG GGTAAGCTACCAGAAGGGAAGGAAATAgcagtaaaaagactatctagTAGCTCAGGCCAAGGCAAAGAAGAGTTCAACAATGAGACTTTGTTGATCTCCAATCTTCAACATAAAAATCTTGTTAGAC ATGGGTGCTGTGTTAAAGGGGATGAGAAGTTACTGATTTATGAGTTCATGCCCAACAGAAGCTTGGATACTTTTCTATTCG ATCCAATGAGAAGAGCAGTGTTGGATTGGCCTTGCCGCTTCAATATTATTCAGGGCATAGCTAGAGGGCTTCTTTATCTCCATCACGATTCCTGTTTGGAAGTAATACATAGAGATCTGAAAATTAGCGACATTCTcttggatgagaaaatgaaagcaaaaatttcagattttggattGGCACGCATTGTTCAAGAGACACCAGATTTAGAAAATACTGAGAGGGTTGTGGGAACGCT GCATGGAGCTTATGGAATGAAGGCAGTGGATTGGCACTGGTTGATGAAGTATTAG